ATTTACAAAAGACTTATGGCGTAAAATATTATGTCTGGAAAGCTGAAGCCCAAAAGAATGGAAATATACACTTTCATTTACTACTCGATAAATGGATACATCACACTGTCCATAGAAAACTTTGGAATAAACAACTAGATAAATTAGGATATCTCGATTCATTTCAAAGTAAACACGGTCATAGAAACCCAAATACTACAGACGTAAAGAGTTTAAAAAAAGACGATAAAGGTCGTAAGATTAAAAACCCTACGTCATACATAGTAAAATATATGACTAAATTTGAGTTCGGTAAACGTCCAATACTGGGTAAATTATGGGGTTGTTCAGATGAGGCTAAACAACTAGACTACCCGAAATACCAAGAGGGTCAACCACTATTTGACCATGTTGTACACTTAATAAACTCTAAGAAGTTAAAACAAGTTTTAAAAGAAGACTTTTTCTCTTTTTTCTCTGGTAGGTCCTACGAGGTTATATCAACCAAATACAAAAAACTTTGGTCAGATATCAAAGATTTCTATAAACTACAAAACGGTAACATTGAGCCTCGTACGATCTCACAAAAAGAGTTCATTCGATTAAAGAATTACATACCTGAACAAACACCAACTATTCCTAAAATTGAAATTTTGCAACAACCAACATTTGAACAAGTAAAATTGAACTATGGAAACCCTGCATTTTGGACAAATAATTTAAAATAATTACTACCTGTAAATACCTGATTTACAACAAGGCACATTGCAACTTTTTTAACTAAACCTAGCCGTAAAATTGTATCAAATATTAATAAAAAAACATTTTTTACAATGGCTAAAACATTTGAATTAACAGGAGTAACTTCAAAAAAGATTGTACTAGAAAAACCACATAATCCTGCGGCGATGATCTTGTATAATGTGTCTCCAAGTGCAAAGGTTAAAGTGACTATCACTCGTAACAATACTCACACTATTACATTGATACCAGATTTAACCGTAGCTACTCTAAAAGAGT
This genomic stretch from Tenacibaculum jejuense harbors:
- a CDS encoding rolling circle replication-associated protein, with protein sequence MSKRGKNLKELGTLSNNQKKSCKKVCENIINTVIFSRERNSDYKTGQYVVFVTLTLPSKQQHSDKQIKRLQTRYIENLQKTYGVKYYVWKAEAQKNGNIHFHLLLDKWIHHTVHRKLWNKQLDKLGYLDSFQSKHGHRNPNTTDVKSLKKDDKGRKIKNPTSYIVKYMTKFEFGKRPILGKLWGCSDEAKQLDYPKYQEGQPLFDHVVHLINSKKLKQVLKEDFFSFFSGRSYEVISTKYKKLWSDIKDFYKLQNGNIEPRTISQKEFIRLKNYIPEQTPTIPKIEILQQPTFEQVKLNYGNPAFWTNNLK